A region of the Microcystis aeruginosa FD4 genome:
AAATTTTTGCCAAGGCCCGATTAAGTTAATGCCCTACAGTCTCGTTCTCAATCTCACACCCCGATCGCCTATCTATCCGAATTTTCTCACCGGACGACACCTTCATGCGCTATTTCTTACCCATCAGGTGATTGGCTACGATGTGATCAATATGCCACCGGTTAGTTTAATCCGTAATGTGCGAATGCGCGGGGAATATTACCAAATAAGCGATCGCACCGATCTGAAAATTCCCGCTCGATTGTCCTATCACTTCGGTTGAAAATTGACTATGACTCTTATCTCTTCTAAATCCCTCACTTTACCAGAATTTCTCTCGCTAACCGCTCCCGATGGCGATATTACCTATGAATTAGTCGATGGAGAAGCGATCCCGAAAATGTCACCGAAATTCTTTCATTCTCGTTTAACTCTGGCTTTATCTTCTATACTCGATCGCTGGAATCAAGGACGGGGAGAAGTGGGAATCGAATGGGCGATCGTCCTAAGCAAAAACGATCGAGATTGGTGTCCCGTTCCCGATTCTTCTCTACATTTCCCCCGAAAGGTTAGGAGACATTCCCCTCACCGATGAAGCTTGTCCCGTTCCTCCGGAATTAGTCATCGAAATTATTTCCCCTGAACAATCCTTCAGCAGCCTGAGCGAAAAAGCCGTGGCCTACCTAAAAGCGGGAGTCAGTCGCGTCTGGATCGTCGATCCCCGGGCCAAGCAGATCACGATTTTCTATCCCGACGCACCCCCAGCGATTAAAAAAGGCGATGACGAAATTAGCGATATTCTCCTCCCCGATTTAACCCTAACTCCCAGACAAATTTTTGCCAAGGCCCGATTAAGTTAATGCCCTACAGTCTCGTTCTCAATCTCACACCTCGATCGCCGATCTATCCGAATTTTCTCACCGGACGACACCTTCATGCGCTATTTCTTACCCTTGTCAGTAGTGTTGATCAGGAATTAGGGGACACCCTGCACGCAGCCGAGGGAGATAAAGCTTTTACCCTCTCCCCACTACAGATTCAATCCGGGGGGAAAATAACGATAAATTCCCTGCGCTGGCGACACGAACGGGAGATCGCCCCAGAAACTCCCTGCTGGTGGCGGATTTCTCTGCTCGATGACCGATTATTCGGTAAATTAACCTCACTCTGGTTGAATCTCAATCCGCAACACCCTTGGCATCTCGGTTCCGCCGATCTCGTCATTACCAGCGTCCTCGCTACCCCGCAATCGGTTCAACCCTGGGCGAACTCTTGTACTTATCAAGACCTGTATGAAAACGCCTCGGAAACGAATCGGGAATTTGATTTCCT
Encoded here:
- the cas6 gene encoding CRISPR-associated endoribonuclease Cas6, yielding MPYSLVLNLTPRSPIYPNFLTGRHLHALFLTLVSSVDQELGDTLHAAEGDKAFTLSPLQIQSGGKITINSLRWRHEREIAPETPCWWRISLLDDRLFGKLTSLWLNLNPQHPWHLGSADLVITSVLATPQSVQPWANSCTYQDLYENASETNREFDFLFATPVTFRQGKFDSALPTRELVFNSLLNRWNRYSGIPFDSIALESIFPSFFDIQTKLADEAYKNQSFGCVGEIHYRLLGEVEPAKIKAINVLADFALYAGVGRKTTMGMGMTRRISKDKR